gattaacaaattatatttaaataatataattaattgacATGTCTTGATAATATTATTGATATagtctatttaaattattatttctatatacatatatcaattattttattgatattgtaTCTAATTATCATAATACTTAGTTGGTATAATATTTGGTTATGTACAAATAATGTACCCATTAAagtgatatttatataaatattattatctattttatttattagtcTAGATTAAAGAGGAGACGTACTATTTATACggtattgtattttaaatttatataatcataatttttagtattatatAGCATTGGAAAAttgtacttttttattttaaaattttcactaaatcataatttataatttcacttttttaaatatttaaataaatattaatatgatcagttatttaattatgaatataaatatttaattaaaaaataatgatgagaatatttaaacttatataaatCCTACttgttctttttaaaatttatatattctgTCAATAAGTTCAactaatatatattcatttgtaatgtaaataacattttataagaTGTTTTAAAATACCGAAATGGtaaataagaatataagatgacaaaaactaaaatgaaaaattagggACTCAAACTCAAATGCTTTAcataaattgatttattaaaaaaaattgtaaacaaGGAGAATATCTTTTTACCATactattctatttttttattttttaaatttagtgaaataaattataaattataggtGAACCCCTACCCTGCCAAAGACAGTGAATAGAGGCTACTTTTGGAAAGCATGTAAATCAATAATGTTTCAGACAATTTCTTAGTATTATACTGTCATATTGATTGTGCCATGTGCCCTCACTCAATAAGACCCTTCTTTATGGGAATTCCAGTAATAATAACCTATGCATTTGACTACAATATCTtcctttctattttattttatcatgtcAGCTCAATATTAGATACAAAACTATTgatacttcattttttttaaaatattaaatattgatagTTGATATTACACCTAAACTTTCACtcaatttgtacaaaaactatagttatcataaatataatcCAACACTTAAGTCATGGACAAGcatgattaaataaatttttacccTATTTTCTATTCATGAACaagtttagattttttttttaaaattatagtgTTAGAATCtttcaatatattaattttttctatatattttaagatactaaaattaatatctgttgatatattttgtagTTCTAGTAATTATCttggatatttttaatttttgtcttagtctgttttaaaagataagaaaaattcacaattaaatttatatattttatcaaaaagatttaaaaatgtttggGGTGAAtgccaaatttattttttatttaaataggtTTGTAAGAAATAATACTCCCTAAAATAATGAATCCTGTCACTTTAAATGTtgtttataaaagttataacatATAAACGAAAAAAATCATAGTTAGTGTATCATCTCGTTCTTTTAGTTCTGGACACCAAGACACATGTCCTTTCAGTAATtcgattaaattatattaatccaaaatttatcatagagttttgtttaaaattataatattttttatctaattatgaaattataattttatattcatttgactatttatgttaatttctttttaatttaaataattgatgttTTACAACAGTTTAGTTGAGTTATGGAATGAAGGAGTCAAATAATTCtgtatttatataattgttttttgtaaatatatcaGTATAAAATGAACTTCCATAAAAGATGAAGATTGAACAGAAAATATTTAACTGTAtactatttaaatataaatatatttccttctttattattcataagaaatattaattttggttGAAGAAGGAAGGTGAAGAAGGTTGCATATTGATCTTGAGTAGCTACACGTTACTGCATTTACCTAACTTTTCAAAGTGAAATGGCTTTGTCATGCATTGATAAGCAAAGTAGTAGCTACCTATATTTACTGTTACTGCTCTTAAATAAATCGACCTACCATCTGCTAAAATGTATTCACTACAAACACACGAACCAAATTCAATTTAACTACTACCAGACCcatcataaattaaatattgcaCCTATATTTTGAAGTTCAAGCTCTAAGCCAAAAACAGATTCACTCAAGAAAATCCTTGGCTAACAAATTGAcactacaaatatatatatataaaaggtgaATAATGTCTAGCTTCTTGATCTGTAATGGAGTTTGAGAACAGAATGCAGCACCAGTAAGAGAAACACGGTGGACCCAATAATGGAGAGGACCAATGCAGCTGTCATGTGGCGACAATAAGCATCAAAGACATCGCACACTTTCATCCATTGCAAGTGCTTGTTACCCTTCTGCGCTATGATTCCCACTGCACAAGCTGCACCATTGGCTGAGAACAAAAGTGCCATCAACACAAGGTCTAAAGCTGTTATCACCAAATCTGTCAAATCGCTTTTTTTTGTTCCACTGCTTCTTGCCATCACTGTTATCACCAATGATGCAGCTGCATATGAGCATGCTATTGCGTTTGACACCACAAAAAACCTGTTCCAGACATTCCAGTTATTAATATATTCTCGGATCACAGTGGAAACAAAAAACCAGTTACTATATATCCAAGCTATATATACATGACACATTGGAGAACAGTTCTGATGCATATTTCTGCATTCCAAAGTAtaaatgaaaaggaaagaagGTAGTTGTTGTTTTcagattttgttttctcttgaCTAAAATCTAAACATGTACCCACTTCTTTACTGATCAAGCagtatatacacataaaatctAAACTAGTGTTTCTTTCAAGAATCACAAAATCTCTAACTAgatttagagagagagaaatgatCAAAACTAGCTAACTAGTGGGTTGATGGTATACATATAAAAAGGGAAGCTTACACCATAGCAGATATATATTCCCACTTAGCAGTGGCTCTGAATTTCATTTCAGCGTAGGAGATGACTTTGGTCTGATTGTCTACACCAACAAGGATGGTTGCAACAAGAGTGAGTGAGAGGCCAAGAAAGCGCAGGAACAGATCGTGGGATCTTTCTTTGGTTGGCCTTTCGACCACCTTGACATCAGAGTGCACTCCATCGAGGTTGGTCTTGGTGTGGCTGCTCATAGCTGGATCTGGTGGTGCTGTGAAAAAGCAAAATGGTGTAAGAATGTGTAATTTAaaggaagaagatttgtgtTGTAGGAATGTTATgagatataatattaataaggaGACGATGTATGAATGAGAAAGGTGGGGAGGTTGGAGATGCATTGAAAGCAGCTGGTACTGGCTCTCCCTATTTAATGTCATCAACTATACTCATATGTTGTTTACTTGGAGAGTCATAACATTAATGCTCTAGTTTCTTTCATTCATTCATAACCTTTTTCTTTAACTTGATGCTAACCATTGCATCTCTAATGTTCCTGTCAAAATTTATGTCAAAACGTCTTCTTTCTTTGATAGATGCTGATAGATTCAAATGTGTGTTTTCGATTCATGATAAGATTTAGATTTTGTCTTTGTTCTTGTTATCTATTACTTTTAAATctaaggtttaattgcttcctttgtccccagtttggttgaattgtgtcaaattcatcctcatttttaaaaaggtttcattgtcgtcctgacgtggtataaaagtgtcaattgaatccaaacatagaaaaaatttgtgtcaaagtagtcatttttcctatatctctctgtcttcctttcatatgtcacttctctggagctatgaaaagccttaaattggataaggtaaaatgaatatctgtacttgattatatgaaaggaagacacagagatataggaaaaatgactactttgacacaaattttttctatgtttggattcaattgacacttttacaccacgtgaggacgacaatgaaacttttacaccacgtgaggacgacaatgaaacttttttaaaaatgaggatgaatttgacacaattcaaccaaactgagGACAAAGGaaacaattaaacctaaatCCTAACAAAAGGTTATGATTATTGCAGATCAGCaggataatatttaaaaaaatgttgaaaaggATATTCAAAtctctacaaaaa
This sequence is a window from Vigna angularis cultivar LongXiaoDou No.4 chromosome 2, ASM1680809v1, whole genome shotgun sequence. Protein-coding genes within it:
- the LOC108328473 gene encoding CASP-like protein 1E1, whose product is MHLQPPHLSHSYIVSLLILYLITFLQHKSSSFKLHILTPFCFFTAPPDPAMSSHTKTNLDGVHSDVKVVERPTKERSHDLFLRFLGLSLTLVATILVGVDNQTKVISYAEMKFRATAKWEYISAMVFFVVSNAIACSYAAASLVITVMARSSGTKKSDLTDLVITALDLVLMALLFSANGAACAVGIIAQKGNKHLQWMKVCDVFDAYCRHMTAALVLSIIGSTVFLLLVLHSVLKLHYRSRS